In a single window of the Nicotiana tomentosiformis chromosome 10, ASM39032v3, whole genome shotgun sequence genome:
- the LOC138899901 gene encoding uncharacterized protein, whose product MRPEEIIYCSIWSISRILGIDWLSPYYAIPDCYAKTVTLAMPELLKLEWRGWSVGTSSRVISFLKAQHMVEKGCLAYLTFVRDTTIETPALDSVSVVREFFDVFPIDLPSMSSDRDINFDIDLVLGTQPISTSFYRMAPNKLRELKERLQDLLEKGFIRPSVSPWGAPLLFVKNKDGSMRTCIDYR is encoded by the coding sequence ATGAGACCAGAGGAGATCATCTATTGCTCGATATGGTCGATTTCGAGGATCTTAGGCATAGACTGGTTGTCCCCGTACTATGCCATTCCTGATTgctatgccaagactgttaccttggcgatgcctgaGTTGCTcaaattagagtggagaggttggTCTGTTGGTACTTCCAGCcgggttatttctttcttgaaggctcaacatatggtcgaaaagggttgtttggcctatttgacctttgttcgggatactactatagAGACTCCCGCATTAGATTCAGTATCGGTGGTACGAGAGTTTTTTGATGTATTTCCTATTGATCTACCAAGTATGTCGTCAGATCGGGATATCAATTTCGACATTGATTTGGTGCTAGGCACCCAGCCTATTTCTACTTCGTTTTATCGTATGGCTCCCAATAAGCTGAGAGAGTTAAAGGAGCGGCTTCAGGATTTGCTTGagaagggattcattagacctagtgtgtcgccttggggtgcaccgttgttgtttgtgaagaataaggatgggagtatgcggacgtgcattgattaccgctag